The following proteins come from a genomic window of Myroides odoratus DSM 2801:
- a CDS encoding OmpA/MotB family protein, which yields MIKRLSIGLLTLTLLSSCVTRRLYNELDQDYQMTLDDNQRLADELATLNSSMSDLEQAKKQLAQQLKDLQQERQNLNAEISAAQNRLQDLQHSYTNLEKHSEESLQAEAARLAKAKAELDLKSKRVQELEGILAANDKQMKALKDNLSQALNAFEGRGLTIEQKNGKVYVSMENKLLFKSGSWSVNDEGRNAVVELGKVLATNPDISVLIEGHTDNDKVLGNLGDGVQNNWDLSTKRALAIVSILTENTSIDKKNLTAAGRSEYAPLMSNSTTEGKAKNRRIEVILTPNLDKINDMLNQL from the coding sequence ATGATAAAAAGACTGTCCATCGGTTTATTAACGTTAACGCTACTATCCTCTTGTGTAACAAGAAGACTCTACAATGAACTTGACCAAGATTATCAAATGACCTTGGATGATAACCAACGCTTAGCGGACGAGTTAGCTACGCTCAATAGTTCCATGAGTGATTTGGAGCAGGCTAAAAAGCAATTGGCTCAACAACTAAAAGACTTACAACAAGAACGTCAAAATTTGAATGCAGAGATTTCAGCAGCTCAAAATAGATTACAAGACTTGCAGCATTCTTATACCAATCTAGAAAAACACAGTGAGGAATCACTACAAGCAGAAGCGGCAAGACTAGCAAAGGCAAAAGCAGAACTAGATTTAAAATCTAAACGTGTGCAAGAGCTTGAAGGTATTTTGGCGGCGAATGACAAACAAATGAAAGCGCTAAAAGATAACTTATCGCAAGCTTTAAATGCATTTGAAGGAAGGGGATTAACCATTGAACAGAAAAACGGTAAAGTATATGTTTCCATGGAAAATAAACTACTTTTCAAATCGGGTAGTTGGTCTGTCAACGATGAAGGTCGAAATGCAGTAGTAGAATTAGGTAAAGTACTCGCTACGAACCCTGATATTTCTGTCTTGATTGAAGGGCATACTGACAATGATAAAGTTTTGGGTAATTTAGGTGATGGGGTTCAAAATAACTGGGATTTATCAACCAAACGTGCATTAGCCATTGTTTCTATTTTAACGGAGAATACGTCAATCGACAAAAAAAATCTTACCGCAGCTGGACGAAGTGAATACGCACCTCTTATGAGCAATAGTACGACCGAAGGAAAAGCTAAAAATAGACGTATTGAGGTCATTCTTACGCCTAACCTAGATAAGATTAATGATATGCTAAACCAATTATAA
- a CDS encoding GNAT family N-acyltransferase — protein sequence MGLVTAKEVAKAINVDKYGILGTFTGWLLMKTLKVTTLNKIYDRNKHLEELEFLNSILEEFQIEFQIDPEELKRLPKKGPYITISNHPLGGIDGILLLKLMLEHDPNFKIIANFLLHRIEPLKPYIMPVNPFENNKDVKSSVLGLKDTLRHLSDGKPLGIFPAGEVSTYKDDRLVVDKPWEEGAIKLIKKANVPVVPIYFHAKNSKLFYFLSQINPTLRTAKLPSELLTQKDRVIKIRIGRPISVEEQNEHYDLSDYGNFLRFKTYLLSNAYKDEDSQKWIKVPSFNFKFPKMVKDIVPPQPLDRIKQEIEVLREKDFRLLQSKNYEVFLCKSDLIPTILLELGRLREVTFREVGEGTNNELDLDQYDKYYHHMFLWDSEAEQICGAYRMGLGSEIYKKYGINGFYLNELFRFESELYPMMAQSIEMGRAFIVKEYQQKPMPLFLLWKGIVHTTLRFPEHQYLIGGVSISNQFSDFSKSLMIEFMRSHYFDPFIAQYVTPKMEYKVNLKDADKDLIFNETESDLNKFDKIIEDVEPAKLRVPVLIKKYIKQNAKVIAFNVDPLFNNAIDGLMYIKIADLPESTVKPVMEEFEAELERKIQEEANKYN from the coding sequence ATGGGGTTAGTAACAGCTAAGGAAGTAGCGAAGGCGATAAACGTGGACAAGTATGGTATCTTGGGTACTTTTACGGGGTGGTTGCTTATGAAGACGCTTAAGGTTACCACATTAAATAAGATTTACGATAGAAATAAACATTTAGAAGAATTAGAGTTTTTAAATTCTATTCTAGAAGAGTTTCAGATTGAATTTCAAATAGATCCAGAGGAATTAAAACGATTGCCTAAAAAAGGACCGTATATTACCATTTCTAATCATCCATTGGGTGGAATTGATGGAATTTTACTTCTAAAATTAATGTTGGAGCATGATCCTAATTTTAAGATTATTGCCAACTTTTTATTGCATCGTATTGAGCCTTTGAAGCCTTATATCATGCCTGTTAATCCATTTGAGAATAACAAGGATGTGAAGTCAAGTGTATTGGGATTAAAAGATACATTGCGACATTTAAGTGATGGCAAACCACTAGGGATATTTCCTGCGGGGGAGGTGTCTACTTATAAGGATGATCGATTGGTGGTTGATAAACCGTGGGAAGAGGGAGCTATTAAGCTGATTAAAAAAGCGAATGTACCTGTAGTACCTATTTATTTTCATGCGAAAAACAGTAAATTATTTTACTTTTTATCGCAGATTAATCCAACTTTGCGCACAGCGAAGTTGCCTTCAGAGCTATTGACACAAAAAGATCGCGTAATCAAGATTCGCATCGGTCGTCCAATATCGGTTGAGGAACAAAATGAACATTATGATTTAAGTGATTATGGTAACTTTTTGCGTTTTAAAACGTATTTGTTATCTAACGCTTATAAAGACGAAGACTCCCAAAAGTGGATTAAAGTTCCGTCTTTTAATTTTAAATTTCCAAAGATGGTAAAGGACATTGTCCCTCCACAACCCCTAGATAGGATCAAACAAGAAATAGAAGTTTTACGTGAAAAAGACTTTCGATTGCTGCAAAGCAAAAATTATGAAGTGTTCTTGTGTAAATCCGATTTGATTCCAACAATATTATTAGAGCTTGGTCGACTTCGAGAGGTTACGTTTCGCGAAGTGGGAGAAGGAACAAATAATGAGCTAGATTTAGATCAATATGATAAGTATTATCATCACATGTTCTTATGGGATAGCGAAGCAGAACAAATATGTGGAGCGTATCGCATGGGATTGGGATCCGAGATCTACAAGAAATATGGGATTAACGGGTTTTATTTGAACGAATTGTTTCGTTTTGAATCAGAACTTTACCCGATGATGGCGCAATCAATTGAAATGGGACGCGCGTTTATTGTCAAAGAATACCAGCAAAAGCCAATGCCTTTGTTTCTCCTTTGGAAGGGGATTGTACATACCACTTTGCGTTTTCCAGAACATCAGTATTTAATCGGAGGGGTGAGTATCAGTAATCAATTTTCTGATTTTTCTAAGTCGTTGATGATTGAATTCATGCGCTCGCATTATTTTGATCCTTTTATTGCACAATATGTTACACCTAAGATGGAATATAAGGTAAACTTAAAAGATGCTGATAAGGATTTGATTTTTAATGAAACGGAATCAGACTTAAATAAATTTGATAAGATTATCGAAGATGTAGAGCCTGCAAAATTGAGAGTACCCGTATTGATTAAGAAGTACATCAAGCAAAATGCAAAAGTAATTGCATTCAATGTGGATCCTTTATTCAATAATGCGATAGATGGATTAATGTATATCAAAATTGCCGATTTACCTGAGAGTACGGTAAAGCCAGTGATGGAAGAGTTTGAAGCAGAACTCGAGCGAAAAATACAAGAAGAAGCGAATAAATATAATTAA
- a CDS encoding exodeoxyribonuclease III — MKKIISYNVNGIRAAIKKGLLEWMQEENADIICLQETKAKEDQVPTDEITLAGYPYQYYFSAQKAGYSGVAIFCKEKPNHITYGTGIDYMDFEGRNLRVDFDTFSVMSLYLPSASNIDRLDFKYQYMDDFFTYITELKKEIPNLIICGDYNICHKAIDIHDPIRNAKVSGFLPEERAWVDKFVDHGFIDSFRVFHTEPHQYSWWTYRANARNNNKGWRIDYNMVAEPMKDRILGASILQEVKHSDHCPIVVEIKA, encoded by the coding sequence ATGAAAAAAATTATATCCTATAATGTAAATGGAATTCGTGCAGCAATCAAAAAAGGGCTTTTAGAATGGATGCAAGAAGAGAATGCTGATATCATTTGCTTACAGGAAACCAAAGCGAAAGAAGATCAAGTCCCAACAGATGAAATTACTTTAGCAGGGTATCCTTATCAATACTATTTTTCTGCTCAAAAAGCGGGGTATAGTGGTGTAGCTATTTTTTGCAAGGAAAAACCCAACCATATTACGTATGGAACAGGTATTGACTATATGGATTTTGAAGGAAGAAATCTACGTGTAGATTTTGATACATTTTCTGTCATGTCGTTGTATTTGCCTTCAGCCTCTAATATTGATCGACTAGATTTCAAATATCAATACATGGACGATTTCTTTACCTATATTACGGAGCTTAAAAAAGAAATTCCCAACTTAATTATCTGTGGCGATTACAACATCTGTCACAAAGCCATTGATATCCACGATCCAATTCGCAATGCAAAAGTTTCGGGATTCTTACCGGAAGAAAGAGCTTGGGTAGATAAATTTGTTGATCACGGATTCATTGACAGTTTCCGTGTGTTTCATACAGAACCTCATCAATATAGCTGGTGGACGTATCGTGCAAATGCGAGAAACAACAACAAGGGATGGAGAATCGACTACAATATGGTTGCAGAGCCGATGAAAGACCGAATTCTAGGGGCTTCTATATTGCAAGAGGTAAAACACTCTGATCATTGCCCTATTGTCGTAGAAATTAAAGCTTAA
- a CDS encoding mechanosensitive ion channel family protein: protein MYFLSLDPKDINDIINLSDLNIIYKWFFDSLHFLQLNEQETHVVTTGVLLLAFSLCMVILDYILKNIVIVIARKYAATSKTQLDDIIINNKVLHNITHLIPVTLARILFPIFFIGFPNVINFVLSLTNILFVVVVTLLLRSLIRSSRDYARTKPRLADKPIDSYSQVSSIILYFFSAIIIFSIITGKDPVTFLVSLGAASAILMLVFKDTIMGFVASIQVSTNDMVRVGDWIEMAKFGADGTVLEINLSTVKVQNFDKTITTIPTYLLISDSFKNYRGMQNSGGRRIKRSINIKMSSIRFLEPHEINELKKIQLLKPYIEERQKEIEEYNISTNADQSMPVNGRRMTNIGLFRAYVLRYAQQNQNIHKEYHLMVRHLQPTEHGLPIELYMFTNSTVWAFYETVMADIFDHVLAAIDYFHLEVFELPSSDDVRQFIANSNDLSKNPHQP from the coding sequence ATGTATTTTCTATCCCTTGATCCAAAGGACATCAACGATATTATTAATTTGAGTGATTTAAATATCATTTACAAATGGTTTTTTGATTCCCTCCATTTTTTACAACTAAACGAACAAGAAACTCATGTTGTCACCACAGGTGTGCTGCTTTTAGCCTTTTCACTCTGTATGGTTATACTCGATTACATCTTAAAAAACATCGTGATTGTCATCGCAAGGAAATATGCTGCCACAAGCAAAACCCAATTAGATGATATCATAATAAACAATAAGGTTCTGCACAATATCACGCATTTGATTCCCGTAACCTTAGCGCGTATTCTATTCCCTATCTTTTTCATCGGATTTCCCAATGTCATTAACTTTGTACTATCCCTAACCAATATTTTATTTGTAGTGGTTGTAACTTTGCTTTTGCGTTCTTTGATTCGATCTAGTAGAGATTATGCCCGAACAAAACCACGATTAGCTGATAAACCCATTGATAGTTATTCTCAGGTATCAAGTATTATTTTATACTTTTTCTCTGCTATCATTATCTTTTCTATTATTACAGGAAAAGACCCCGTTACTTTTCTAGTATCCTTAGGAGCAGCATCTGCTATTCTTATGTTGGTGTTTAAAGATACCATCATGGGGTTTGTAGCGAGTATACAAGTTTCTACCAACGATATGGTTCGCGTAGGAGATTGGATTGAAATGGCCAAATTTGGTGCGGATGGAACGGTATTGGAAATCAACCTAAGTACCGTAAAAGTTCAAAATTTCGATAAGACTATTACGACAATCCCAACCTATTTATTGATTAGCGATTCGTTTAAGAACTACCGCGGCATGCAAAATTCAGGAGGACGACGAATCAAACGAAGTATCAACATCAAAATGTCGTCGATTCGATTTTTAGAACCTCATGAAATCAATGAATTGAAAAAGATTCAACTACTTAAACCTTATATAGAGGAAAGACAAAAAGAAATTGAGGAGTATAATATCAGCACTAATGCTGATCAATCCATGCCTGTGAATGGACGTCGTATGACGAATATTGGTTTATTTAGAGCATACGTATTACGCTATGCACAACAAAATCAAAATATTCACAAAGAATACCATTTAATGGTGCGTCACTTACAACCAACAGAACATGGTTTACCTATTGAACTCTATATGTTTACGAATAGTACTGTTTGGGCTTTTTATGAAACTGTCATGGCTGATATCTTTGACCATGTCTTAGCGGCTATCGATTACTTCCATTTAGAGGTATTCGAATTACCTTCTTCTGATGACGTTCGACAATTCATCGCCAACAGCAATGACTTATCTAAAAACCCACATCAACCATAA
- the xseB gene encoding exodeoxyribonuclease VII small subunit, whose product MEKLTYEKAAAELDQILTALKNDEVTVDELAEKVERASQLIVFCKKKLTSTEEKIEKIINKLDQ is encoded by the coding sequence ATGGAGAAACTTACATATGAAAAAGCCGCAGCAGAATTAGATCAGATTCTTACGGCATTAAAAAACGATGAAGTTACAGTAGATGAATTAGCTGAAAAAGTAGAACGCGCTTCTCAGTTGATTGTTTTTTGTAAGAAAAAACTTACATCAACAGAAGAGAAAATAGAGAAAATAATCAATAAGTTAGACCAATAG